Part of the Methylovirgula sp. 4M-Z18 genome is shown below.
AAGGCGGCTAGAAGGAGACGGAACGGCGGTTGTTGTGTAAGCGAGAAAGCCATCGAAGCAACCTGTTGGAGGAAGAGGCGAAAATGCCGGTGCCGTTTCTGGCGGCGCATTGCGGCCGAATGGGGCTAGCGGCCGGGACGGCTGGCAACGGCGTTAACGGCCGGTTAAGCTGTGGATAAGCCGCCGCGCCCAGCAAATTTTGTGGTGCCCTCGAAAATTTGCCGTGCCCTGCTGAGTGGGTCGCCGGTGGTCTGTTTAAGGGGGTTAGACGCAGGGAATAATCTCTTATTTAACAAATATTTGACTTGTCATCGTTCATGTTACAAGAAACTGTCATCCCATTGTCATATGAATAATGGACTAGGCAGGTCAGAGGAATCTTCCTTCGAGGTTCCGCTTTTCGTTTCGTGTCACGGATGGGGTCATGCTTCCGAGATTCGCCTCTTTATCCACGATGAGCCGCCGGGCATTGCCCAATCATTGGGATTTGATCGCAATGGCGATCATCTTCTCCATCATCATCGCCATTACCAAGGGCGCGCACGGCATCAATGCCCCGCTGCCCAAATTGGAAGAAGCGCCGACGATCGACCTGTCCTATTGGAATCTGCCTTATTACGCGATCCGCTCAGTGATCCGCATGGCGATCGCGATGGCCGCCTCGTTCGTCTTCACCTTTACATACGCCACGTGGGCAGCGAAGAGCCGGCGCGCCGAAATGGTGCTCATTCCGATGCTCGATGTGCTGCAATCGGTGCCGGTGCTGAGCTTTCTCACCATCACCGTCACGTTCTTCACCGACACGCTGTTTCCGGGCAGCACGCTCGGCGTCGAATGTGCCGCGATTTTCGCGATCTTCACCGCACAGGCCTGGAACATGGCCTTTTCCTTCTACCAGTCGCTGCGTACTGTGCCACATGACTTGAGCGAGGTCGCCGACGGCTTCCATCTTACGGGCTGGCAGAAATTCTGGAATCTTGAAACGCCTTTCGCCGTGCCGGGCTTGTTGTGGAACACGATGATGTCGATGTCCGGCTCGTGGTTCTTCCTCGTCGCGTCGGAAGCGATTACCGTGCATGGCACGACGGTGAAACTGCCGGGCATCGGCTCCTATCTTGCAACCGCGATCGACGCCAAGGATTGGGGCGCGGTGATTGCGACCGTCATCACCATGTTCGTGGTGATCCTGATCTACGACCAATTGCTGTTCCGCCCCGTCGTCGCCTGGGCCGACAAGTTCCGCGTCGAATTGTCCGCCGCGCAAACCACCGACAAGTCGTGGCTGCTCGATTTGCTCAACCGCACGCGCTGGGTGCGCCACGCCTCGCGCCCGGTCCAGGACCTCTTCCGCCGCTTCACCCTGCTGCGCATCGATCGGGCTAGCATCGTCCCGAAGGTGTTGCTCGCGCTGCTCGTCGTGTTCTGGCTTTACCTCGCCAGGCATGTGTTTGACACGCAGGTTTACAATGACGGCACTTTTTTGCTGGCGCTGTTGCTCATCGTACCGATGTTCGTGCTCGCCAAATGGATTTGGGCGCCCAGCAGCGTGGCTGACGCTTCGCCCGCAACGTCTCGCCTCATCGACATCGCTTGGTTTGCCATCATCGTTCTTGGCTTTCTCTATGCCGCGTGGGAGATCGCGAGCTATGTGAGCCAGTCGCTGAGCATGAGCGACGTGTGGGAGACCTTCTGGCTCACCTGCTACACGCTGGCGCGCGTCGCCGTGCTGATGCTGCTCGCGACCATCTTCTGGGTGCCAGTGAGCGTGTGGATCGGCTTGCGCCCGCGCCTTGCCAGTTTCATTCAGCCGGCGGCGCAATTCCTGGCCGCTTACCCGGTCAACCTCCTGTTTCCGATCGCAGTGCCGCTGATGGCGATGTTCAATCTCAATCCCGACATCTGGCTCTCGCCGCTCATCGTGTTCGGTACGCAATGGTACATCGTGTTCAACGTGGTGGCGGGCGCGTCGGCCTTCCCCAACGATTTGCGTGAAGTGTCGGCCAATTTCCACATCAAAGGCTGGCAATGGTGGAAGAATGTCATTCTGCCCGGCATCATGCCCTATTATTTCACCGGCGCGATCACGGCGTCGGGCGGTTCGTGGAACGCTGCCATCGTCGCCGAGACGGTGAAATGGGGCGACCAGACCTATAGCGCGCACGGCATCGGCGCCTATATCGCCGACGCTTCCGCGTCCACCGACGACAACGCCTTCCAAAAAGTCGTTCTCGGTACGGTGATGATGTCGATCTTCGTCATCCTGTTCAACCGCCTGTTCTGGCGCCGCCTCTATGCCTACGCCGAGCGCAAATTGCGGGTTGCGTAAGATGGCGACGGAAGTTCTACGCGAAGCAAGCCGAGCCCTCTCGTCTCCGTATCAGCGGGGCGAAGGGATCACCGACAAATCACCAGTGAGTTAGCCCATGCTCCAGCAAGCTCCCCATGCACTTCTCGAAGTGAAAAACGTCAGCCAGCGCTATCAGAAAGGCGGCGGCGATGGTCATCTCGTTCTCGATGAAGTGTCGATGTCGCTGAATGAGAATGAGATCGTCGGCCTGCTCGGTCGCTCGGGCTCGGGCAAATCGACGCTGCTGCGGATCGTCGCAGGCCTCAATTCGCCGTCGGACGGTGAGGCGATCTTCGACGGCAAGCCGATCGACGGGCCTGCCGAAGGCATTGCCATGGTGTTCCAGAGCTTCGCGCTCTTTCCCTGGCTCTCCGTGCTCGACAATGTGGAACTCGGTCTGCGGGCGCACAAAGTATCGCCGGAAGAGGCGCGCAAGCGGGCGCTGAAGGGCATCGACATCATCGGCCTCGACGGGTTTGAATCGGCCTTTCCGAAAGAGCTGTCGGGTGGCATGCGTCAGCGTGTCGGCTTTGCCCGCGCCCTCGTGGTGCAGCCGAAAATCCTCTTGATGGACGAGCCGTTCTCGGCGCTCGACGTGCTCACCGCCGAAACCCTGCGCACCGACCTTCTCGATCTGTGGACGGAAGGTCGCATGCCGACGAAATCGATTTTGATGGTGACGCACAATATCGAGGAAGCGGTGCAGATGTGCGACCGCGTGCTCGTGCTGTCGTCGAACCCGGGCAAGATCGCGGCCGAAATCAAGGTCAATCTCACCCATCCACGCAACCGCGCCGACCCGGAATTCCGCCAATTGGTCGATCAGATCTACACACTGATGACCAAGCGCCAAGATCCGCGACAGACCCAGGGCGCCTTCCCCGGCATGGGCATCGGCATGATCCTCCCGCGCGTCTCTACCAACACCATGGCCGGCTTCATGGAAGCCCTGGTTGCGGCGCCCTACAACGGTGTCGCCGACCTGCCGCATCTCGCCGACGACCTGACGATGGAGATCGACGAACTCTTCCCCGTCGCGGAAACGCTGCAATTGCTGCGCTTTGCCGAACTCGCGGAAGGCGACATCAAGATCACCCCGGCTGGACGGCGTTTCGCGGAATCGGAAGTGGATGTACGCAAGCGCCTCTTCGGCGACCATCTCGTGACCTATGTGCCGCTCGCCGGCCGCATTCGTCGCGTGCTCGACGAGCGCCCCACCCACGTCGCGCCTGCAAGCCGCTTCCGCGAAGAACTCGAGGACTACATGTCCGAAGATTACGCCGAAACGACGCTGCGTTCTGTGACCAACTGGGGCCGCTACGGCGAGCTTTTCGCCTATGACGAGGCGGCGCAGGTGTTCAGCCTGGAGAACCCGCAGTAAGCGTGGAGCGCTACCGTCTTAAGTATGCGCCTATAAAAAGGCTTCCTTATCATCCCGGGCTTTACCCGGGATGATAAGTGTTAGTGTTACGAGAGTCTGAGGCAAAGTAGTTGGAGTAATTTGCCGCTTCGGCCGCAAACATTTCCACCGGCCGGTCAACCCGCTGCTTCTTATTCGGCGCCGATCGCGATTGCGGTTTCGTCCCTTTGATCGCTGCGCACGTTCAGTGAGAGAAACACCACAATCGCAGTCAGAATCGTGATGCCGGTGAGCACGTCGAGCAGCAGGCTAAAGGCGCTGCCGTAGTGCTGGACAATCTCGGCGGCGGGCATAGGCGCTAAGAGATCGGCGCCTTCCGCCATATTGCCGGTCACGAGCTTTTGCGCGGCGAGCGAGGCATTGCCTCCGGGAAGCCGCACAGCAATCACCCCCCCGAGAAGGGCGTTGACGAGCGCCAATGCGATGCATTCACCGGCCACGCGGATGGTCGAGAAAATGCCCGCCGCCATGCCAGCGCGCTCCTTCGGCACGACGCTCACCGCCAGCCCATCCATCAGGCCCCAAGGCAGGCTGATGCCGATGCCGATGGTGAGGAGCGGGCCGGCAAAAGCGTCGAGCTGCGTGCCGACCGGCATGCGGCTGAGCCAATAGAGCCCGCTGGCGCAAATGAGGAGGCCGATGCCGCACAGGAATGCCGGCGCGATCCAGCGCACAAGGAAGCCCGCGGCCAAGGGCAGGATCAGCAAGGGCGCGGAAAGGATGAACATCATGCGGCCAGTGAGCGGCTCACCGATCTGCTCGATGCCAACGAAGCGGATCGGCATCAGCACGAGCAGCACGACGAAGGCATAGGCCGGCGCGGCCGCGAGAAGCTGGACGCCGACGAAGCGCGGAAAGCGGAACAGAGATAGATCGAGCATCGGCCTTGCCGCGTGCGTCTCGATCCGGACGAACCACGCGGCGAGAACCGCTGCTGCGGCCA
Proteins encoded:
- a CDS encoding ABC transporter ATP-binding protein — translated: MLQQAPHALLEVKNVSQRYQKGGGDGHLVLDEVSMSLNENEIVGLLGRSGSGKSTLLRIVAGLNSPSDGEAIFDGKPIDGPAEGIAMVFQSFALFPWLSVLDNVELGLRAHKVSPEEARKRALKGIDIIGLDGFESAFPKELSGGMRQRVGFARALVVQPKILLMDEPFSALDVLTAETLRTDLLDLWTEGRMPTKSILMVTHNIEEAVQMCDRVLVLSSNPGKIAAEIKVNLTHPRNRADPEFRQLVDQIYTLMTKRQDPRQTQGAFPGMGIGMILPRVSTNTMAGFMEALVAAPYNGVADLPHLADDLTMEIDELFPVAETLQLLRFAELAEGDIKITPAGRRFAESEVDVRKRLFGDHLVTYVPLAGRIRRVLDERPTHVAPASRFREELEDYMSEDYAETTLRSVTNWGRYGELFAYDEAAQVFSLENPQ
- a CDS encoding ABC transporter permease; the encoded protein is MLPRFASLSTMSRRALPNHWDLIAMAIIFSIIIAITKGAHGINAPLPKLEEAPTIDLSYWNLPYYAIRSVIRMAIAMAASFVFTFTYATWAAKSRRAEMVLIPMLDVLQSVPVLSFLTITVTFFTDTLFPGSTLGVECAAIFAIFTAQAWNMAFSFYQSLRTVPHDLSEVADGFHLTGWQKFWNLETPFAVPGLLWNTMMSMSGSWFFLVASEAITVHGTTVKLPGIGSYLATAIDAKDWGAVIATVITMFVVILIYDQLLFRPVVAWADKFRVELSAAQTTDKSWLLDLLNRTRWVRHASRPVQDLFRRFTLLRIDRASIVPKVLLALLVVFWLYLARHVFDTQVYNDGTFLLALLLIVPMFVLAKWIWAPSSVADASPATSRLIDIAWFAIIVLGFLYAAWEIASYVSQSLSMSDVWETFWLTCYTLARVAVLMLLATIFWVPVSVWIGLRPRLASFIQPAAQFLAAYPVNLLFPIAVPLMAMFNLNPDIWLSPLIVFGTQWYIVFNVVAGASAFPNDLREVSANFHIKGWQWWKNVILPGIMPYYFTGAITASGGSWNAAIVAETVKWGDQTYSAHGIGAYIADASASTDDNAFQKVVLGTVMMSIFVILFNRLFWRRLYAYAERKLRVA
- a CDS encoding MFS transporter, with the protein product MINSSHRASAVRSGFVLFAMCLAAIAMPLTFTGPAVALGAIFRDLGGSPVALNWITNAFMLGFASALMAMGTLADRYGRKRAFLAGTGAFALASLGLAFAASIETFIALRAVQGIAAALAFASGLAALAQDLDGPHRMRAFSLVGTSFGIGLCCGPVSAGAMVNAIGWHSIFWLVVALTCAAFTTALMFMRESHDPEARTLDWPGALTFTGALSLLTWGVLQAPASGWSDPLVLALLAAAAVLAAWFVRIETHAARPMLDLSLFRFPRFVGVQLLAAAPAYAFVVLLVLMPIRFVGIEQIGEPLTGRMMFILSAPLLILPLAAGFLVRWIAPAFLCGIGLLICASGLYWLSRMPVGTQLDAFAGPLLTIGIGISLPWGLMDGLAVSVVPKERAGMAAGIFSTIRVAGECIALALVNALLGGVIAVRLPGGNASLAAQKLVTGNMAEGADLLAPMPAAEIVQHYGSAFSLLLDVLTGITILTAIVVFLSLNVRSDQRDETAIAIGAE